From a single Fusobacterium ulcerans ATCC 49185 genomic region:
- a CDS encoding oligosaccharide flippase family protein yields the protein MKSISKNIFYNFLLVGFNIAYPLITASYISKILGVKNIGMINYSQSIINFLLIFAMIGVPTYGIREIAQHRENEKEINNIFSELLIIKAFFSLIVFILYFLVLLGIQELKYNKSIFFIMGIILLINSFNIDWFFSGIEDYKVLSLRNIIIKMITLILIIFLIKKSEDYYLYALLIALGQSLGNVWSFFYSRKFVKLKFKNLSFKRHYNGLKVFFLSSLVISVYTLLGGIILGIFSTPEKVAFFSRARQLQLVGVTITGSVSTVLIPRISYYYTNDKNEYFILLKKSLNFGYILSIPLMIGFIFLSKELNLFLGGTEFLPAQKPLIILSPLILIVTLNTWGYLQGIVPAGMEKIGTIIQMGMAIINVLLSIVLIPKFFDIGVSVATVAAETVGTIILIIVLKRKIKINLLTNSLYKYIISGIIMAFFIEIIKQYFNNNQTLVLSILGGGIIYFLILIFLKEEIILYILNKVFNKLRRKD from the coding sequence ATGAAATCAATATCAAAAAATATTTTTTACAACTTTTTATTAGTAGGATTTAATATAGCTTATCCTTTAATAACTGCTAGTTATATTTCAAAAATATTAGGAGTCAAAAATATAGGAATGATTAACTACTCTCAATCAATAATTAATTTTTTATTAATATTTGCTATGATAGGAGTTCCAACATATGGGATAAGAGAAATAGCTCAACACAGAGAAAATGAAAAAGAAATTAATAACATTTTTTCTGAATTATTAATAATAAAAGCTTTTTTTTCTTTAATCGTTTTCATATTATATTTTTTGGTTCTTTTAGGGATACAGGAATTAAAATATAATAAAAGTATATTTTTTATTATGGGAATTATTTTGTTAATAAATTCTTTTAACATAGATTGGTTTTTTAGTGGGATAGAAGATTATAAAGTTCTTTCACTGAGAAACATTATAATTAAAATGATAACTCTTATATTAATAATTTTTTTAATAAAGAAATCAGAAGACTATTATTTATATGCACTTCTTATAGCTTTGGGACAAAGTTTAGGAAATGTCTGGAGTTTTTTTTATTCAAGAAAATTTGTTAAATTAAAATTTAAAAATTTAAGTTTCAAAAGACATTATAATGGTTTGAAAGTATTTTTTTTATCCTCTCTTGTTATTAGTGTATATACATTGTTGGGTGGAATAATATTAGGGATTTTTAGTACACCAGAAAAAGTAGCTTTTTTTAGTAGAGCGAGACAACTGCAACTAGTTGGAGTTACAATAACTGGATCTGTTTCAACAGTTTTAATTCCAAGAATTTCTTATTATTATACTAATGATAAAAATGAATATTTTATTTTATTAAAAAAATCATTAAATTTTGGTTATATTTTATCTATTCCATTAATGATAGGATTTATATTTTTATCTAAAGAATTAAATCTTTTTTTAGGTGGAACAGAGTTTTTACCAGCTCAAAAGCCTTTAATTATATTAAGTCCATTAATTTTAATAGTGACTTTAAACACTTGGGGTTATTTACAGGGAATTGTTCCAGCTGGTATGGAAAAAATAGGAACTATAATTCAAATGGGAATGGCAATAATTAATGTATTGTTAAGTATAGTTTTAATTCCAAAATTTTTTGATATAGGAGTTTCTGTTGCTACTGTGGCTGCTGAAACAGTAGGAACTATTATTCTAATAATTGTATTGAAAAGAAAAATAAAGATAAATTTATTAACTAATTCGTTGTATAAATATATAATTTCAGGTATTATTATGGCTTTTTTTATAGAAATAATAAAGCAATATTTTAATAATAATCAAACATTAGTATTGAGTATTTTAGGTGGAGGAATTATATATTTTCTTATTTTAATTTTTTTAAAAGAAGAAATAATCTTGTATATACTAAATAAAGTTTTTAATAAATTAAGGAGGAAAGATTGA
- a CDS encoding DegT/DnrJ/EryC1/StrS family aminotransferase: MDKLDKKIMVTKSFLPPYEEYCEEIKEIWNTYWLTNMGIKHETLKENMKQYLNVENITLCSNGHLALEMAIRALKLTGEVITTPYTFASTTHAITRCGLTPVFCDIEMKNFTIDTSKIEELITEKTSAIIPVHVYGNPCNVEEIEKIAKKYNLKVIYDAAHTFGVEINGKGIGNYGDVSMFSLHATKVYSTIEGGALTYNNDNYSSLFRLEKNFGITGPEEVIQNGGNAKLNEFQAAMGLVNLKYVDSEILKRKKLVEKYRELLKNIEGIRYLEDIKGIRHNYAYFPIIIDEKVYGKTRDEVFERLKDYNIFTRKYFYPLINNFECYREKYKDINLPNAEYISDRVMTLPMYGDLTLEEVKYICKTLKEIKKG; the protein is encoded by the coding sequence ATGGATAAGCTAGATAAAAAAATAATGGTAACGAAATCTTTTTTACCCCCATATGAAGAATATTGTGAAGAAATAAAAGAAATATGGAATACTTATTGGCTTACAAATATGGGAATAAAACATGAAACATTAAAAGAAAATATGAAACAATATTTAAATGTTGAAAATATAACTTTATGTAGTAATGGACATTTAGCATTAGAGATGGCTATAAGAGCTCTGAAACTTACTGGAGAAGTAATCACAACTCCATATACTTTTGCTTCAACTACTCATGCTATAACTAGATGTGGGTTAACTCCAGTTTTTTGCGACATAGAAATGAAAAACTTTACAATAGATACATCTAAAATAGAAGAGCTTATTACAGAAAAAACAAGTGCAATAATTCCAGTACATGTCTATGGAAATCCATGTAATGTTGAAGAAATAGAGAAAATAGCTAAAAAATATAATTTAAAAGTGATATATGATGCTGCTCATACATTTGGAGTAGAAATAAATGGAAAAGGAATAGGGAATTATGGAGATGTTTCAATGTTCAGTCTTCATGCAACAAAGGTATATAGTACAATTGAAGGAGGAGCATTAACATATAATAATGATAACTATTCAAGTCTTTTTAGATTAGAGAAGAATTTTGGAATAACAGGTCCTGAAGAGGTTATACAAAATGGAGGGAATGCTAAACTTAATGAATTTCAGGCGGCTATGGGACTTGTAAATTTAAAGTATGTTGATAGTGAAATTTTAAAAAGAAAAAAATTAGTAGAAAAATATAGAGAACTTCTAAAGAATATAGAAGGAATAAGATATTTAGAGGACATAAAAGGGATAAGACATAATTATGCTTATTTTCCAATAATAATTGATGAGAAAGTTTATGGAAAAACGAGAGATGAAGTATTTGAAAGGTTAAAAGATTATAATATTTTTACTAGAAAGTATTTTTATCCTTTAATAAACAACTTTGAATGTTACAGGGAAAAATATAAAGATATAAACTTACCAAATGCTGAATATATCTCTGATAGAGTAATGACCCTTCCAATGTATGGAGATTTAACTTTAGAAGAGGTTAAATATATTTGTAAAACATTGAAGGAGATAAAAAAAGGATGA
- a CDS encoding glycosyltransferase family 2 protein: MLAPILITVYDRKAHLEKSIEALKKNPLAKESVLYIASDAAYSKKDEKKVKEIREFIDNINGFKEIILFKSNENKGSYESTKLAIEKILEKHDKIIFLEDDIIVSKYFLEFMNNSLNLYEENNKIFAICSYVPPDFSLPKLKTEVYLWNYYCPWGMATWKKKWKELDLNLEKYMEFFKNKRQVIKFFQGANHALPILIDDRNGLIKAMDSRIDWNIFQKGLYCVFPIKTLSKNIGVDGSGEHSGKNKIYEEQILEDFNPNLIKNISFDDYVYKERKKYHKFKFLERGYVYFKIFNLHHILDKLYITNLMKKLRFILKFLKKKL, encoded by the coding sequence GTGTTAGCGCCAATTTTAATAACAGTTTATGATAGAAAGGCACATTTAGAAAAATCCATAGAAGCTTTAAAGAAAAATCCATTAGCAAAAGAATCTGTTTTATACATAGCTTCTGATGCTGCATATAGTAAAAAAGATGAAAAAAAAGTGAAAGAAATCAGAGAATTTATAGATAATATAAATGGATTTAAAGAAATAATATTGTTTAAATCTAATGAAAATAAAGGGTCCTATGAATCTACAAAATTAGCAATAGAAAAAATATTGGAAAAACATGATAAAATTATTTTTTTAGAAGATGATATTATTGTATCAAAATATTTTTTAGAATTTATGAATAATAGTTTAAATTTATATGAAGAAAATAATAAAATATTTGCAATTTGTTCATATGTTCCACCTGATTTTTCCCTTCCTAAATTAAAGACAGAAGTATATCTTTGGAATTATTATTGCCCATGGGGAATGGCAACTTGGAAAAAAAAATGGAAAGAATTAGATTTAAATTTAGAAAAATATATGGAATTTTTTAAAAATAAAAGGCAAGTTATAAAATTTTTTCAAGGAGCAAATCATGCATTACCTATATTAATAGATGATAGAAATGGTTTAATAAAAGCTATGGATTCTAGGATAGATTGGAATATTTTTCAAAAAGGATTATATTGTGTCTTTCCAATTAAAACTCTAAGCAAAAATATAGGTGTAGATGGTAGTGGAGAACATTCTGGAAAAAATAAAATTTATGAAGAACAAATATTAGAAGACTTTAATCCTAACTTAATAAAAAATATTTCTTTTGATGATTATGTCTATAAAGAAAGAAAGAAATATCATAAATTTAAATTTTTAGAGAGAGGATATGTATATTTTAAAATATTTAATTTACATCATATTTTAGATAAATTATATATAACTAATTTAATGAAAAAGCTAAGGTTTATTTTAAAATTTTTGAAAAAAAAGTTATAA